A stretch of the Streptosporangium sp. NBC_01755 genome encodes the following:
- a CDS encoding SCO6745 family protein, protein MHSRSARIHETGCETVPEHEPNVPRVMWQLLEPLHAVTYFAPEARAASDAVGMRGFWMGYFAARAAPLGPVGPDVVTAAFHGFPPAKVSRALPDAWTFATPGDVLRARRDGARAALRNLLTDEVTGPDDLRAAADLAWQAAGLADTAGRVLSAANQALPAPGESHLLLWQAATTLREHRGDGHVAALITHGVPPIQAHLLKVAAGETDMALLRAARPWPDEEWESGAAALRERGWVDASGGLTSEGTRVRERIERLTDEAAAGPWRALGDERTSVLARLLRPLACAVVKSGFLPPLSPIGLPLPSATGNENGRELSLPAFPSQIN, encoded by the coding sequence ATGCACAGCCGATCCGCCAGGATCCACGAGACAGGGTGTGAGACCGTGCCGGAGCACGAACCGAACGTTCCGCGTGTCATGTGGCAGCTGCTGGAGCCCCTGCACGCCGTCACCTACTTCGCCCCGGAGGCTCGGGCGGCGTCCGACGCGGTTGGCATGCGTGGCTTCTGGATGGGGTACTTCGCGGCCCGGGCGGCGCCGCTCGGGCCGGTCGGCCCAGACGTCGTCACGGCCGCCTTCCACGGCTTCCCCCCGGCCAAGGTGTCCAGGGCGCTCCCCGACGCATGGACGTTCGCGACACCCGGCGACGTGCTCCGTGCCCGGCGCGACGGGGCGAGGGCGGCGCTGCGGAACCTGCTCACCGACGAGGTGACCGGCCCGGACGACCTGCGCGCGGCAGCCGACCTCGCCTGGCAGGCCGCCGGCCTCGCCGACACCGCGGGCCGGGTGCTGAGCGCGGCCAACCAGGCGCTGCCCGCGCCGGGCGAGTCGCACCTGCTGCTCTGGCAGGCCGCGACCACGCTGCGCGAGCACCGGGGCGACGGGCACGTGGCCGCGCTCATCACCCACGGCGTCCCCCCGATCCAGGCCCACCTGCTCAAGGTCGCCGCCGGTGAGACCGACATGGCCCTGCTGCGCGCGGCGCGCCCCTGGCCGGACGAGGAGTGGGAGTCCGGTGCCGCCGCCCTGCGCGAGCGCGGGTGGGTCGACGCCTCCGGCGGCCTCACGTCCGAGGGCACGCGGGTGCGCGAGCGGATCGAACGGCTGACCGACGAGGCCGCGGCCGGTCCCTGGCGGGCCCTCGGTGACGAGCGGACCTCCGTCCTCGCCCGGCTGCTCCGCCCGCTGGCCTGCGCCGTCGTGAAGTCGGGCTTCCTGCCGCCGTTGAGCCCGATCGGCCTGCCCCTGCCGTCCGCCACCGGAAACGAGAACGGCCGGGAGCTCTCGCTCCCGGCCTTCCCCTCGCAGATCAACTGA
- a CDS encoding ADP-ribosylglycohydrolase family protein: MNLPATMTAFRRLTAFSFVTPVLGEQRPALHRSPRHAVTNITPELVSQAHQVLTNYHVAVQQPEERLPKSTSLARDQGERPPYAKVTPRPPHAKVTRGHAEATSPAGRLDGAERIGRAMTAFAAGDALGVPWEGSAPAAIDADRIGEIPATRRGWPRGATSDDTAQMLLVCELLADTEGDPTAEAFLARLAAAEDEIRGIGPTTRRALEHFRETGALPEPIPGQRATNGAAMRMLPVGWTTPATASDLRRHLVEALAIGTHRAPEAIAAACLVAAMAARAIEGLGLAAVLAAAEAEADWVAGRYGEPTAVRAALAGNWTSPAEGVSLDALETTAAVVHVLSTTADLDSALRHSVLLGGDTDTVAALVGGIRGAMAPEELDTLTWLPLVDFDRPTDLVERLHRLRVARYTR; this comes from the coding sequence ATGAACCTCCCCGCGACGATGACGGCCTTCCGGCGGCTGACCGCGTTCTCCTTCGTCACCCCCGTCCTCGGGGAACAGCGGCCCGCCCTCCACCGGTCGCCGCGTCACGCCGTCACGAACATCACGCCGGAACTCGTATCGCAGGCTCACCAGGTGCTCACGAACTACCATGTAGCGGTGCAGCAACCAGAGGAACGGCTCCCCAAATCTACCTCGCTCGCCCGTGACCAGGGAGAACGCCCACCATACGCGAAGGTGACCCCACGCCCGCCACACGCGAAGGTGACCCGAGGCCACGCCGAGGCCACGTCCCCGGCGGGCCGCCTCGACGGCGCCGAGCGCATCGGGCGGGCGATGACGGCGTTCGCCGCGGGCGACGCGCTGGGCGTCCCCTGGGAGGGCTCGGCCCCGGCGGCGATCGACGCCGACCGCATCGGTGAGATCCCGGCCACCCGGCGGGGCTGGCCGCGCGGCGCGACCTCCGACGACACCGCCCAGATGCTCCTGGTCTGCGAGCTGCTGGCCGACACCGAGGGTGACCCGACCGCCGAAGCCTTCCTGGCCCGGCTCGCCGCCGCGGAGGACGAGATCCGCGGCATCGGCCCGACCACCCGCCGGGCCCTGGAGCACTTCCGTGAGACGGGTGCCCTGCCCGAGCCGATCCCCGGCCAGCGCGCCACCAACGGCGCGGCGATGCGCATGCTCCCGGTCGGCTGGACCACTCCCGCCACCGCCTCCGACCTGCGCCGTCACCTGGTGGAGGCGCTGGCGATCGGCACCCACCGCGCCCCGGAGGCCATCGCCGCGGCCTGCCTTGTCGCCGCGATGGCCGCCAGGGCGATCGAAGGCCTGGGACTCGCCGCGGTCCTGGCCGCCGCCGAGGCCGAGGCCGACTGGGTCGCCGGTCGCTACGGCGAGCCCACCGCCGTCCGCGCCGCCCTCGCCGGCAACTGGACCTCTCCCGCCGAAGGCGTCAGCCTCGACGCGCTGGAGACGACCGCCGCCGTGGTCCACGTGCTGAGCACGACAGCGGATCTGGACTCGGCGCTGCGCCACTCCGTCCTCCTCGGCGGCGACACCGACACCGTCGCCGCGCTGGTCGGCGGAATCCGGGGCGCGATGGCCCCGGAGGAGCTCGACACTCTCACCTGGCTCCCCCTGGTGGACTTCGACCGCCCCACCGACCTGGTCGAACGGCTACACCGGCTGCGCGTCGCCCGATACACCCGATGA
- a CDS encoding aromatic-ring hydroxylase C-terminal domain-containing protein encodes MGRASARRHRPAPRRDHHRRAHQDPCQDHIAGYPVWLSRFGNATRQAATYRKGRVFLAGDHAHPLTGTRAPDLDLADGTLFELLRDGRPVLLDLSGGTLAAVGGAHVYAVAPAAGDRPGWATARAVLIRPDGYVGWASEEPDDAALAKSARAMLH; translated from the coding sequence ATGGGGAGAGCGAGTGCACGCCGTCATCGTCCTGCGCCCCGGCGCGACCACCACCGCCGCGCACATCAGGACCCATGTCAAGACCACATCGCCGGCTACCCCGTCTGGCTCTCCCGCTTCGGCAACGCCACCCGGCAGGCGGCGACCTACCGCAAGGGCAGGGTCTTCCTGGCCGGTGACCACGCCCACCCGCTGACCGGAACCCGGGCCCCCGACCTCGACCTGGCCGATGGGACGCTGTTCGAGCTGCTGCGCGACGGCCGTCCGGTGCTGCTGGACCTGTCGGGCGGCACCCTGGCGGCCGTCGGTGGCGCCCACGTGTACGCCGTCGCTCCGGCGGCCGGTGACCGGCCGGGATGGGCCACCGCCCGGGCGGTCCTGATCAGGCCTGACGGGTATGTGGGGTGGGCGTCCGAGGAGCCGGACGACGCCGCCTTGGCCAAATCGGCGCGAGCCATGCTCCACTGA
- a CDS encoding alpha/beta hydrolase — protein sequence MFAVNAVAMLTASASFGLAARRAALPLLLTGYIAIATLGTLALAVQAMLAPTLAGTWLCLAVTMFGVGGVFPAVTTITQTIGHARAGAASALSGSAAYLFGALAAPLSGTTVRAMALVMLAALVPAVLALLVARPCPVSHITGETPPFLLLHGDDDRVVAPAQTARLHQALRRADVDSRRYVLEGAGHGVLSSKARIWTSTQVMSIIVNFLRSRLRSTQGSGDKSSR from the coding sequence GTGTTCGCCGTCAACGCCGTGGCCATGCTCACCGCCAGCGCGAGTTTCGGCCTGGCCGCCCGGCGAGCGGCGCTGCCGCTGCTACTGACCGGCTACATCGCCATCGCCACCCTCGGCACGCTGGCGCTGGCAGTCCAGGCCATGCTGGCGCCCACCCTGGCCGGCACCTGGCTCTGCCTGGCCGTCACGATGTTCGGCGTCGGCGGCGTCTTCCCCGCCGTCACCACCATCACGCAGACCATCGGCCACGCCCGCGCCGGGGCGGCCTCCGCGTTGTCCGGCAGTGCCGCCTACCTGTTCGGCGCCCTGGCCGCCCCATTGAGTGGCACTACGGTGCGAGCGATGGCGTTGGTCATGCTGGCCGCACTGGTGCCGGCCGTCCTGGCGCTACTGGTGGCGCGCCCATGCCCGGTCAGCCACATCACAGGTGAGACGCCGCCGTTCCTGCTGTTGCACGGCGACGACGACCGCGTCGTGGCTCCTGCGCAGACCGCACGCCTGCACCAGGCACTGCGCCGCGCCGATGTGGACAGCAGGCGGTATGTGCTGGAGGGTGCCGGTCACGGCGTACTGTCGTCCAAGGCCCGCATCTGGACCAGCACGCAGGTCATGTCGATCATCGTGAACTTCCTCCGTTCCCGGCTGAGATCCACTCAGGGCTCCGGCGACAAGAGCAGCAGATGA
- a CDS encoding TetR family transcriptional regulator: MARDADKTRDKLLLAATAEFAAYGEAGARIDRIAERAGVNKRMIYAYFGNKERLFATVLEHSLSRLVEAVPLTTDDLPGYAGRLFDYLVDHPERHRLALWRTLESSPSTEVEERSIAEKLAALSAARAHDSALDPVALLVFIMALVQAWPSRHGALARPTFADAAAQRATVVEAVRRLTTP, translated from the coding sequence ATGGCACGCGATGCGGACAAGACTCGGGACAAGCTCCTGCTCGCGGCGACCGCCGAGTTCGCCGCGTACGGCGAGGCCGGTGCACGGATCGATCGAATCGCCGAGCGCGCGGGCGTCAACAAGCGGATGATCTACGCATACTTCGGCAACAAGGAACGGTTGTTCGCCACCGTGCTGGAGCACTCCCTCAGCCGGCTCGTCGAGGCGGTCCCGCTCACGACCGACGACCTGCCCGGATATGCCGGTCGTCTCTTCGACTACCTGGTCGACCATCCCGAGCGGCACCGGCTTGCCCTGTGGCGCACCCTGGAGAGCTCGCCGTCCACCGAGGTGGAGGAGCGCTCCATCGCCGAGAAGCTGGCGGCGCTGTCGGCCGCGCGGGCTCATGACAGCGCGCTCGATCCGGTGGCGCTGCTGGTGTTCATCATGGCGCTCGTGCAGGCATGGCCGAGCAGGCACGGCGCCCTGGCCCGGCCCACGTTCGCGGACGCCGCCGCTCAGCGGGCCACCGTCGTGGAGGCGGTCCGCCGCCTGACGACTCCGTAG
- a CDS encoding SDR family NAD(P)-dependent oxidoreductase, whose protein sequence is MVPKTWFITGASRGFGHVWTLAALERGDSVAATARDLRTLAPLVEAWGDAVLPIELDVTDRDAAFAAVATAHSRFGSLDVVVNNAGYGLFGMVEEVTEEQARRQIDTNLLGPLWVTQAALPVLREQGHGHIIQVSSVGGVFALPGLGLYHASKWGLEGLTSSLAMEVRSFGIKVTLVEPAGFATDWQGSSAVRASQLSAYEEFRGNMPISASARRGDPDATGAAILAIVDAEEPPLRVFFGDQPLPLLRAEYARRIAEWEAWDDLSRKAFA, encoded by the coding sequence ATGGTACCCAAGACATGGTTCATCACCGGAGCATCGCGAGGATTCGGCCACGTGTGGACGCTGGCGGCCCTGGAACGCGGCGACTCGGTGGCCGCGACGGCGCGCGACCTGCGGACGCTCGCCCCGCTCGTCGAGGCATGGGGCGACGCCGTCCTGCCGATCGAGCTCGACGTCACCGACCGCGACGCCGCGTTCGCCGCCGTCGCCACGGCGCACAGCCGGTTCGGCTCGCTCGACGTGGTCGTCAACAACGCCGGATACGGGCTGTTCGGCATGGTCGAGGAGGTCACCGAGGAACAGGCCCGGCGGCAGATCGACACGAACTTACTCGGCCCGCTGTGGGTGACGCAGGCGGCGCTGCCCGTGCTGCGCGAGCAGGGTCACGGGCACATCATCCAGGTGTCGTCGGTCGGCGGTGTGTTCGCACTGCCCGGCCTCGGGCTGTACCACGCGTCGAAGTGGGGCCTGGAAGGCCTGACATCCAGCCTGGCGATGGAGGTCCGGTCGTTCGGGATCAAGGTCACCCTGGTGGAACCGGCCGGATTCGCCACCGACTGGCAGGGATCCTCGGCCGTACGGGCATCGCAGCTGTCGGCATATGAGGAGTTCCGGGGCAACATGCCGATCAGCGCCTCGGCTCGCCGCGGCGATCCCGACGCCACCGGCGCGGCGATCCTGGCGATCGTCGACGCCGAGGAGCCGCCGCTGCGCGTCTTCTTCGGCGACCAGCCGCTGCCGTTGCTGCGCGCGGAGTACGCGCGGCGGATCGCGGAATGGGAGGCGTGGGACGACCTGTCGCGCAAGGCCTTCGCCTGA
- a CDS encoding PRC-barrel domain containing protein has translation MQPELWNYRADVYGQDRTLDVAGYHVEATDGKIGSVDEATYEVGESYLVIDTGPWIFGKKVLLPASTVTQIDPQEKKVYVARTKHEIKGAPEFDEANFKEPAYRDRVGEYYGRFPFGSGPGTI, from the coding sequence ATGCAGCCTGAGCTCTGGAACTACCGCGCCGACGTGTACGGCCAGGACAGGACGCTCGATGTCGCCGGGTACCACGTTGAGGCCACCGACGGGAAGATCGGCTCCGTCGACGAGGCGACCTACGAGGTCGGCGAGAGCTACCTCGTCATCGACACGGGTCCGTGGATCTTCGGCAAGAAGGTCCTCCTGCCGGCGAGCACCGTGACACAGATCGACCCGCAGGAAAAGAAGGTCTACGTCGCGCGCACCAAGCACGAGATCAAGGGCGCGCCCGAGTTCGACGAGGCGAACTTCAAGGAGCCCGCCTACCGTGACCGCGTCGGCGAGTACTACGGCCGCTTCCCGTTCGGGAGCGGACCGGGCACCATCTGA
- a CDS encoding RNA-guided endonuclease InsQ/TnpB family protein gives MKFVVQVRLFPTPAQEAALADTLRLCNDAANLVSGVAWATKVFRNYDLRLHSYGDLKAMGLSAQPAQHVIKKVSDAYTTVKAQVSAELRTPLAKPIAFRPDAAQPFDDRCLSWQVEARTVSIWTTGGRMKGIRFACSDEQARALAAYRKGESDLIHRDGMWLLIATCDVPDADVTEPDAFLGVDLGIANIATTGDGERHSGRHLNAVRHRNRELRRRLQARQTKSAKRLLKRRRRKESRFARDVNHRISKSIVTEAARTGRGIALEDLQGIRERVRLRRPQRVTLHSWSFHRLGRFVAYKAARAGVAVVYVDPAYTSQECSACGHVDKRNRPNQETFACTSCGFAEHADVNAARNIASRGVTCWAVSHAADDAA, from the coding sequence GTGAAATTCGTTGTGCAGGTCCGGCTGTTCCCCACGCCCGCCCAGGAGGCGGCGCTGGCAGACACGCTGCGCCTGTGCAACGACGCCGCCAACCTCGTCTCCGGTGTCGCGTGGGCGACGAAGGTGTTCCGCAACTACGACCTGCGGCTGCACTCCTACGGCGACCTGAAGGCCATGGGCCTGTCGGCCCAGCCCGCCCAGCACGTCATCAAGAAGGTCTCCGACGCGTACACGACGGTGAAAGCCCAGGTGAGTGCGGAGCTGCGCACGCCTCTGGCCAAGCCGATCGCCTTCCGCCCGGACGCGGCGCAGCCGTTCGACGATCGGTGCCTGTCCTGGCAGGTCGAGGCCCGCACCGTGTCCATCTGGACCACCGGCGGCCGGATGAAAGGCATCCGGTTCGCCTGCTCCGACGAGCAGGCCCGCGCACTGGCCGCCTACCGCAAGGGCGAATCCGACCTGATCCACCGAGACGGCATGTGGCTGCTCATCGCCACCTGCGACGTCCCCGATGCCGACGTCACCGAACCCGACGCCTTCCTCGGCGTTGACCTCGGCATCGCCAACATCGCCACCACCGGCGACGGCGAACGACACTCCGGCAGGCACCTGAACGCGGTCCGGCACCGCAACCGGGAACTCCGCCGCCGCCTGCAGGCCAGGCAGACCAAGTCCGCCAAGCGGCTCCTGAAGAGGCGCCGCCGTAAGGAGTCCCGGTTCGCCCGGGACGTTAACCACCGCATCTCCAAAAGCATCGTGACCGAGGCTGCACGCACCGGACGCGGCATCGCCCTGGAAGACCTCCAGGGCATCCGTGAGCGGGTACGGCTCCGCAGGCCCCAGCGGGTCACGCTGCATTCGTGGTCGTTTCACCGGCTCGGCCGGTTCGTCGCCTACAAAGCCGCCCGCGCGGGTGTCGCCGTCGTCTACGTCGACCCGGCTTACACCTCGCAGGAGTGCTCGGCGTGCGGGCACGTCGACAAACGCAACCGGCCCAACCAGGAAACCTTCGCCTGTACGTCGTGCGGTTTCGCTGAGCACGCCGACGTCAACGCGGCCCGCAACATCGCCTCGCGCGGTGTGACGTGCTGGGCAGTGAGTCACGCTGCCGACGACGCGGCCTGA
- a CDS encoding DUF6328 family protein gives MNTRGSSLSIAEETRKERVDRELGELLQGLRVAVTGVQVLFAFLLTLPFAAGFNKVDVLGHWLFFIALLSAAIASVCFITPAAQHRLLFRTGLKEKMLHRANGVGIAGAAGLAIAMTSSVALVAETVVNAWPAAVFGGVVALSSAWFWFIQPIVDLYRTKDDEDVKS, from the coding sequence GTGAACACCCGGGGTTCCTCGCTAAGTATCGCTGAAGAAACCCGCAAGGAACGCGTCGACCGCGAACTCGGCGAGCTCCTGCAGGGCCTGCGCGTCGCGGTCACCGGCGTGCAGGTGCTTTTTGCCTTCCTGCTGACGCTGCCGTTCGCCGCGGGCTTCAACAAGGTCGATGTCTTGGGGCACTGGCTGTTCTTCATCGCCCTGCTGAGCGCCGCCATCGCGTCCGTCTGCTTCATCACCCCGGCCGCCCAGCATCGCCTGCTGTTCCGGACCGGGCTGAAGGAGAAGATGCTGCACCGCGCCAACGGAGTCGGCATAGCGGGGGCCGCCGGGCTCGCGATCGCGATGACGAGCTCGGTCGCGCTGGTCGCGGAGACGGTCGTCAACGCCTGGCCGGCGGCGGTGTTCGGCGGGGTCGTGGCCCTGTCCAGCGCCTGGTTTTGGTTCATTCAGCCGATAGTTGATCTATACCGAACAAAGGATGATGAAGATGTTAAGTCATGA
- a CDS encoding GPGG-motif small membrane protein, whose amino-acid sequence MATLLWIIAVILVISGIYVILARRDLLWGIVLIVLGFLVGPGGVSIFNV is encoded by the coding sequence ATGGCAACCTTACTTTGGATCATCGCGGTCATTCTCGTCATCTCCGGGATCTACGTGATCCTGGCCCGTCGTGACCTCCTCTGGGGGATCGTCCTCATCGTCCTCGGCTTCCTCGTCGGCCCCGGGGGCGTGAGCATCTTCAATGTCTGA
- a CDS encoding metallophosphoesterase family protein, with the protein MSALRIAAVGDVHLDESLRGDYRRRLDGIEDRADVLLLAGDLTRHGTMEEGEMVADEFHDLPIPVVAVLGNHDYHSDRPAEIAALLRGAGIEVLHDDATVIEIDGMRLGVAGGKGFGGGYAGKCASDFGEPEIKAFIGHTKRIADRWRVALKEMEADYRVVLSHYSPVKDTLDGEPLEIYPFLGSYLLAEAVDAEGADLIIHGHAHAGTEKGVTPGGIRVRNVALPVLGRAYGVYLL; encoded by the coding sequence GTGAGCGCGCTGCGGATCGCGGCGGTCGGGGACGTGCACCTGGACGAGAGTCTCAGGGGGGATTACCGCAGGCGGCTCGACGGTATCGAGGATCGGGCCGACGTGCTGCTGCTCGCCGGCGACCTGACCCGGCACGGCACCATGGAGGAGGGGGAGATGGTGGCGGACGAGTTCCACGACCTGCCGATCCCGGTGGTGGCGGTGCTCGGCAACCACGACTACCACTCCGACCGGCCCGCCGAGATCGCCGCGCTGTTGCGCGGGGCCGGGATCGAGGTCCTGCACGACGACGCGACGGTGATCGAGATCGACGGGATGCGGCTCGGCGTGGCCGGTGGCAAGGGCTTCGGCGGAGGGTACGCGGGCAAGTGCGCCAGCGACTTCGGTGAGCCGGAGATCAAGGCGTTCATCGGTCACACCAAGCGGATCGCCGATCGCTGGCGGGTGGCGCTGAAGGAAATGGAGGCCGACTACCGGGTCGTGCTGTCCCACTACTCGCCGGTCAAGGACACCCTCGACGGGGAACCGCTGGAGATCTACCCCTTCCTCGGCAGCTACCTGCTGGCCGAGGCGGTCGACGCCGAGGGCGCAGACCTGATCATCCACGGGCACGCGCACGCCGGTACGGAGAAGGGCGTCACCCCGGGCGGTATCCGGGTGCGCAACGTGGCGCTGCCGGTGCTGGGCCGGGCGTACGGGGTGTACCTCCTGTAG
- a CDS encoding BON domain-containing protein, whose product MEAPQYVAARVQRALAEDERTTELGIRVDVRGDQLYLRGQITSADRRDLIAKVAGEAAPGLVVHNEIDVVSVVEPVREEQL is encoded by the coding sequence ATGGAGGCTCCGCAGTACGTCGCCGCGCGTGTGCAGCGCGCGCTCGCCGAGGACGAGAGAACCACGGAACTCGGCATCCGGGTGGATGTCCGAGGTGACCAGCTCTACCTGCGCGGCCAGATCACCAGCGCCGACCGCCGCGACCTGATCGCCAAGGTGGCCGGCGAGGCGGCTCCCGGGCTGGTCGTCCACAACGAGATCGATGTCGTGAGCGTGGTGGAGCCGGTGAGGGAGGAGCAGCTGTGA
- a CDS encoding DUF6458 family protein, with translation MTIAGGILFIMLGAVLTWAVEFDIAGFDINVVGVILMIGGLAWLLFAVYRLSIARRAVADSTATTVVEDPVTRRRVYEKRHYNDPPAV, from the coding sequence ATGACCATCGCAGGCGGCATCCTTTTTATCATGCTCGGCGCCGTTCTCACCTGGGCCGTCGAATTCGACATCGCCGGATTCGACATCAACGTCGTCGGTGTCATCCTGATGATCGGCGGTCTCGCATGGCTCCTGTTCGCCGTCTACCGGCTCAGCATCGCCCGCCGGGCGGTGGCGGACTCGACGGCCACCACCGTGGTCGAGGACCCGGTCACCCGCCGTCGCGTCTACGAGAAGCGGCACTACAACGACCCTCCGGCGGTGTGA
- a CDS encoding MetQ/NlpA family ABC transporter substrate-binding protein: MPDAGGASTDTAQPADGTPKADTPLKVGVNPVPHGEVLKYVKDNLATAAGLNLEIVEFTDYVQPNIQLDEGNLDANYFQHVPYLEEFSKGKNIQLSWVAPVHVEPLGLYSKKIKNVSELAEGAQVALPNDASNLGRSLKLLADNGLITLKEGVGVKATERDVADNPKKLEFKPLEAAQLPRSLEDVDAAIVNGNYALEAGLQPAADSLLLEKSEGNPYANGLVTVPAKVDDPRIKKLAETLAGAEVGKFIEDRYKGAVLPAQ; this comes from the coding sequence TTGCCGGATGCGGGGGGGGCGTCCACCGACACGGCCCAGCCGGCCGACGGCACGCCGAAGGCCGATACCCCGCTCAAGGTCGGGGTCAACCCCGTGCCGCACGGCGAGGTGCTCAAGTACGTCAAGGACAACCTCGCCACCGCCGCCGGGCTGAACCTGGAGATCGTCGAGTTCACCGACTACGTCCAGCCCAACATCCAGCTCGACGAGGGAAACCTGGACGCGAACTACTTCCAGCACGTCCCGTACCTGGAGGAGTTCTCCAAGGGCAAGAACATCCAGCTCAGCTGGGTCGCCCCGGTCCACGTCGAGCCGCTCGGCCTGTACTCCAAGAAGATCAAGAACGTCTCCGAGCTCGCCGAGGGCGCCCAGGTGGCCCTGCCCAACGACGCGAGCAACCTCGGCCGCTCGCTCAAGCTGCTGGCCGACAACGGCCTGATCACTCTCAAGGAGGGGGTCGGCGTCAAGGCCACCGAGCGCGACGTCGCCGACAACCCCAAGAAGCTGGAGTTCAAGCCCCTTGAGGCCGCCCAGCTGCCCCGCTCCCTGGAGGACGTGGACGCCGCGATCGTCAACGGCAACTACGCCCTGGAGGCCGGCCTGCAGCCCGCGGCCGACTCCCTGCTCCTGGAGAAGAGCGAGGGCAACCCGTACGCCAACGGCCTGGTCACCGTCCCGGCCAAGGTGGACGACCCTCGGATCAAGAAGCTCGCCGAGACCCTGGCCGGCGCCGAGGTCGGGAAGTTCATCGAGGACAGGTACAAGGGCGCGGTCCTGCCCGCCCAGTGA
- a CDS encoding DUF305 domain-containing protein — translation MKRAVEEVAALTAAPPAEFERRFLDMLIAQQDDASQMAKVEVVTGLHAEVTEMAKRVAVSRTAQIAQMLALRDK, via the coding sequence ATGAAGCGTGCGGTTGAGGAGGTGGCGGCGCTCACCGCGGCGCCCCCGGCCGAGTTCGAGAGAAGGTTCCTCGACATGCTCATCGCCCAGCAGGACGACGCCTCCCAGATGGCCAAGGTGGAGGTCGTGACCGGTCTGCACGCCGAGGTCACCGAGATGGCGAAACGCGTCGCTGTCTCGCGTACAGCGCAGATCGCGCAGATGCTGGCTTTGCGTGATAAGTGA
- a CDS encoding carbohydrate-binding protein codes for MSFGGGGNPSPTPTVTPTQTPTSTPTVTPTSQPGGTWQAGTTYAAGATVTYGGVTYRCLQGHTALAGWEPPNVGALWQRV; via the coding sequence GTGAGCTTCGGCGGGGGCGGCAACCCCAGCCCCACGCCGACGGTGACTCCCACACAGACCCCGACCTCTACTCCGACAGTCACTCCGACGAGCCAGCCGGGCGGCACCTGGCAGGCGGGCACCACCTACGCGGCGGGCGCCACGGTGACCTACGGCGGCGTGACCTACCGGTGCCTGCAGGGGCACACCGCGCTGGCGGGCTGGGAGCCGCCGAACGTCGGTGCCCTGTGGCAGCGCGTCTGA
- a CDS encoding zinc ribbon domain-containing protein, with protein sequence MNVAQKAGLNRSIAGEAWARTVTLLEYKTRDRGGMVVKVAAPGTSQTCHR encoded by the coding sequence GTGAACGTCGCGCAGAAGGCCGGGCTGAACCGCTCGATCGCCGGGGAGGCCTGGGCTCGCACCGTGACCCTGCTGGAGTACAAAACCCGTGATCGCGGCGGGATGGTGGTGAAGGTGGCAGCCCCGGGCACGTCGCAGACCTGCCACCGGTGA